TGACTCATATACTTATTTCTATATGTCATACTCTACTATTTTATGCAAATGAGGAGAGACTCTGTTTGTCTGCCTAAAGTTGTTATGCACGTGGTGAACAATGTTCATGACTCAGCACGTTCAAAAACTGGCAACAAACATCCAGGCGTAACGTAGGAAAGAAATATTATGtggttaaaacatgtttttatctttTATTGTGTGTctcatgattttatttttaattattcTGTGCACTTTTATAAATGAATTGTATGTACAACTGTGTGCAGTTGGGATGAGGCGACAATAAACCACTGATTACATGTCTGACGATTTAGATAAAAATCCTTTGAACGGAGTTGTTTCTAAGGTAGTAGGACACACATTTTCTACCAAATGTAAGTGTGCAATGAAGCACCGAAATATGACATttgaacacaaaaacaaactggTCGGTTTGCTGGGGTATGTCCCAAAGGTTTCCATTGTCTTCCTTTCCTTTTTGTTcatgatgaacaaatatataaCTGTTTACACATGTGTACCTTCCATTGCAAGAAGTAGGTAGATTCCTTGTGTACATTTGCCATGACTGAAGTTGTGGAAATGATGGTGAAAACTGTCGTTTCCAACATTCTTAGAGCTTGCAAGTTTATGTAAGAAACTGAATAATTCACTACTCATCGACTGAGTGAACGAAACTCACTAAACTCGCTGGCACACATGTCAGTCCGCCGGttcacatatttcatatttcattgccTGAGTGAACGCGAGTCACATTTTGTAGAAAACCATTGTCGTAATCCCTGAAAACGACACCGTTGTCACAACATCAACCATAAAAGGAGTTTTCCCTTCGTTTATGCCgaagaacatttcaatataaatgTAACATCGTCCGTCGTCATTTACCATGAATGAGAGAGAAAGGTTTTTCGCCATTTTTTGAATGTTCCAGCAATGGGGCCAGAAATGGGGTTAACACCTATTATTCCCATATTGGAATTCCAATCCAGATCCTCGGCGATCATCCGTTTAGTTGTCCTGGgacagtccagtggttaaagcgttcacccgagttcaattctccacatgggcacagtgtgtgaagctcatttctggtaccCTCGagtgatattattggaatattgttaaaagagacgttatactaaactcactcactattttggTGATGTCGAAAGTTCATTGTTTCTGTACCAAGGCGAAACCGTAACATAAAATTATCTAATTTTAAACACAACCCCCAAACCAATAAGTTAATGATGTCAGAATATACAATTGCATACCAAGGTAAATCATGCACAtgcagaatgtgattcttaacaCAGAGCGCTAATCGGATTATAATGCAGTTTATTTACATTGAAGGAGACTCTGTACAAAGTAACCCGTTTCAGAAATATCTTAAACGAGTTTCATGTCAACATACTTGTCCAGTCTGTCTCCTCGTTTGATGTCATGAAACAGCGATTTCGGCATTGTCATTTTCTGCATGTTGTCTTGGAACAGttttatcaaaataatattaaGACTGGACTGGTCAAACCTGTGACACTTATTATACCCCCTTACCTTAACATTACACTTTAACATTTTGTGCGATCCCTCAGGACACATACAGTCCGGCGCAAAAGCACATGACACCCACGGAGCAACGATGGCTTCTCTCACAAAACGGTCGTTTGCTAATCCAATAAAGTTAGCCTCAAATTCCCAATAAGGTGAGAAATGACATGAACGCTCCCCATAATATTCCATCATCTTTGGAGCGAAGTGTTGACCGAGAGCGCGGATTATTTTGGACATCATTACACCACTGGCTTTGATCTGTTTCAGCAACGGCATCATGTTTGTGTTGGTAAAGCGGGTAGAGGCATCTGCCCATATGAGGATGTCAGATACGGGTAGGTTTGCAGAGATAATAATAGGCTTCCAGATGTAACACTTAAGCCGCCGAAGCCTCTTTGGAAACGACTCAAATGGAAAATCTCGAACTTCACATTGACAAAGATTTTCCATATTAGCTCGCTGCTCGGAAGTCATCCCAAGGTCGTACATGACAAAATGGAAATCGATGTTAGACATTGCGGGAAACATGATTTCTTGGACATTCTTTAAGAACACAAGAGACTCCATGAAATGATTATCCGATGTTGCGCTGACCAGGACTACTTTATGGTGGTGTGTTCGCTTTCTCATACTGAATATTGCATCAATGTACACTTCTGGTACGCGGTACTGGGAGTCGATGAACTCCCTAAGATTGGTATCATTCACACTCTTTACCTGTCCAGTACAATTTGTATCAATACATGGGTATTCAGGGTTCAGACCTTCTCGACAGTTACTGGCTCGAGTGACTTTCACCTCGGGTATGTCCGTCTGTCGCTCCCTGGTTAATCTTTTCGCGAACATTGCCTCCAAACTGTCCTCCTCGTTGGTCGTATCATCAACAATGTCTGTATTATCCTTAATGAATTTAAGCGCAGACTTGTGGTCACTTCCTCGTAAGTCGATCAACACGTTGCTACTGAAAGCACTTCGAAACCTGCTGCATGACAAGAGGTGAAGCACTTGCCATATTATCATACACACAGCGAACGTAAAAAGGTACTTGGTTTTTATCTTGACTGT
The nucleotide sequence above comes from Haliotis asinina isolate JCU_RB_2024 chromosome 5, JCU_Hal_asi_v2, whole genome shotgun sequence. Encoded proteins:
- the LOC137284214 gene encoding uncharacterized protein; amino-acid sequence: MKLFNSTVKIKTKYLFTFAVCMIIWQVLHLLSCSRFRSAFSSNVLIDLRGSDHKSALKFIKDNTDIVDDTTNEEDSLEAMFAKRLTRERQTDIPEVKVTRASNCREGLNPEYPCIDTNCTGQVKSVNDTNLREFIDSQYRVPEVYIDAIFSMRKRTHHHKVVLVSATSDNHFMESLVFLKNVQEIMFPAMSNIDFHFVMYDLGMTSEQRANMENLCQCEVRDFPFESFPKRLRRLKCYIWKPIIISANLPVSDILIWADASTRFTNTNMMPLLKQIKASGVMMSKIIRALGQHFAPKMMEYYGERSCHFSPYWEFEANFIGLANDRFVREAIVAPWVSCAFAPDCMCPEGSHKMLKCNVKVRGYNKCHRFDQSSLNIILIKLFQDNMQKMTMPKSLFHDIKRGDRLDKYVDMKLV